From the Pseudomonas syringae KCTC 12500 genome, the window CGGTATCGGCTCGAACAGTAACGTGACCGAGCGCGGCATGGAGGTCGAGATCGATCGGGCGATGGTCTGGCAGATCGACGCCGCCACCGGTGCCCACAAGCCTTATGCGACCGGTCTGCGCAACCCGACAGCACTGGCGATTCAGCCGGGCACCGGGCAGTTGTGGACTGTGGTCAACGAGCGTGACGAACTGGGGCCTGATCTGGTTCCGGATTACCTGACCTCGGTGAAGGAGGGCGCGTTCTACGGCTGGCCTTACAGCTATTGGGGCCAGAATGTCGACACGCGTGCCCAGCCGCAGAATCCGGCCAAAGTCGCTGCGGCGATCAAGCCTGATTACAGCCTCGGTTCGCACGTCGCCGCACTGGGCGTGTCGTTCTCGATCCCGGCCATGGGCGACAAGTTTGCCGACGGCGTGTTCGTTGGTGAGCACGGCAGTTGGAACCGCGATAACCCGGTGGGTTACAAGGTGATCTTTGTGCCGTTCAGCAATGGACGTCCTGCGGGCGAGCCTGTGGATTTCGCAACCGGTTTCCGCGGAGCTGACGGTAAGACTCGTGGCCGGCCGGTCGGTGTGACAGTTGATCCGAAAGGCGCACTTATCATCGCTGACGACCTGGCAAACACCGTCTGGAGAGTGACCCGCAACAAGTAGGTCACATGGCCTTGGGTCGTTGTTGAGTGATCGTTCCCAAGCTCTGCTTGGGAACGCCGTTCGTGAAGCTCTGCGTCAACCATGCAACCTCGACGCAGAGCATCGGCCGGATGGCCAGTCCTGGCTGGGCTTACCTTGCGTCATCCACACACAATTCTTTCGCAAG encodes:
- a CDS encoding PQQ-dependent sugar dehydrogenase encodes the protein MRNIHALTALSMALLLSACGGEADSTQARGPDPKLPDPQRGLLPSMKIAEPTAWGDQKPAVPEGFSITAIASDLNIPRQSIVLPNGDIIVAEGRGGSAAKLKPKDVIASVIKAQGNTKVKSGNRLTLLRDADGDGKYELKTVFAENLNAPYGLAFANGKLYVANQDALVSFDYQEGQTKASGEPTKVTDLPAAINHHWTKALTASPDGRYLYVGIGSNSNVTERGMEVEIDRAMVWQIDAATGAHKPYATGLRNPTALAIQPGTGQLWTVVNERDELGPDLVPDYLTSVKEGAFYGWPYSYWGQNVDTRAQPQNPAKVAAAIKPDYSLGSHVAALGVSFSIPAMGDKFADGVFVGEHGSWNRDNPVGYKVIFVPFSNGRPAGEPVDFATGFRGADGKTRGRPVGVTVDPKGALIIADDLANTVWRVTRNK